One Bradyrhizobium zhanjiangense DNA segment encodes these proteins:
- a CDS encoding cytochrome C oxidase subunit IV family protein: MTNAAVHMEGQLHAPVHSAIATGAVHAKGQQHPIKLYLVVWGWLFVLSTCSYLVDYFGLHGYLRWSLILLFMVLKAGLIVAVFMHMAWERLALAYAILLPPIAVLVFVSIMVLESEYTHFLRVLFFATPS, from the coding sequence ATGACAAACGCGGCGGTACACATGGAAGGACAGCTTCACGCTCCGGTGCATAGCGCAATCGCAACGGGAGCCGTTCATGCCAAGGGTCAACAGCACCCGATCAAGCTCTACCTCGTGGTCTGGGGCTGGTTGTTCGTCCTCAGCACGTGCTCCTACCTCGTCGATTATTTTGGCCTACATGGCTATCTCAGATGGTCGCTGATCCTGCTGTTCATGGTGTTGAAGGCCGGCTTGATCGTCGCGGTCTTCATGCACATGGCCTGGGAGCGACTGGCCTTGGCCTATGCCATCCTGCTGCCGCCGATTGCGGTATTGGTATTTGTGTCGATCATGGTGCTCGAATCCGAATACACCCACTTCCTTCGGGTGCTCTTCTTCGCAACCCCGTCGTAG
- a CDS encoding NAD+ synthase, producing MTERLNAFAVTLAQLNPSVGDIEGNAAKARSARARAAADGADLVLFPELFIAGYPPEDLVQKPAFQAACRAAIETLARETADGGPAMLVGTPWVEEGRVYNACALLEGGRISALRFKCNLPNYGVFDEKRLFSQGPAAGPVTVRGVRIGVPICEDIWLEESEDYENVVETLAETGAEIILVPNGSPYARDKNDVRLSVAVARVTESGLPLVYLNQVCGQDELVFDGASFVLNGDLSLAAQLPAFEESIVTLRFTRNGDDWRCTGPIAEQPEGDKADYAACVLGLRDYVAKNGFPGVLLGISGGIDSALCAAIAVDALGADQVHGVMLPYRYTAAHSVADAGELAGHLGIRYEVLPIAEAVNGFETILSGIFKNLPPDITEENLQARTRGTLLMAISNKTGLMVATTGNKSEMSVGYATLYGDMNGGFNPIKDIYKTQVFRLAALRNSWKPEGALGPAGEIIPPDIITRPPTAELRENQRDEDSLPPYDVLDAILERLVEREEPLDQIIAAGFDRDTVTRIDHLLNVAEYKRRQAAPGVKVTPKNFGRDRRYPITNRFRDKGDPLPAADEALVSRGSRASIDAFEG from the coding sequence ATGACCGAACGTCTCAACGCATTCGCGGTCACGCTCGCCCAGCTCAATCCGAGCGTGGGCGATATCGAGGGCAACGCCGCCAAAGCGCGCTCGGCGCGCGCGCGAGCCGCCGCCGACGGCGCCGATCTCGTGCTGTTTCCGGAACTGTTCATCGCCGGCTATCCGCCGGAGGACCTGGTGCAGAAGCCCGCGTTCCAGGCCGCCTGCCGCGCCGCGATCGAGACGCTGGCGCGCGAGACCGCGGACGGTGGTCCGGCGATGCTGGTCGGCACGCCCTGGGTCGAGGAGGGCAGGGTTTACAATGCCTGTGCGCTGCTCGAGGGCGGCCGTATCTCCGCGCTGCGCTTCAAGTGCAATCTGCCGAATTACGGCGTGTTCGACGAGAAGCGGCTGTTTTCGCAGGGCCCTGCCGCCGGCCCTGTGACGGTGCGAGGCGTGCGCATCGGCGTGCCAATCTGCGAGGACATCTGGCTGGAGGAGTCCGAGGACTATGAGAACGTGGTCGAGACGCTGGCCGAAACCGGCGCCGAGATCATCCTGGTGCCGAACGGCTCGCCTTACGCCCGCGACAAGAACGACGTTCGCCTGTCGGTCGCGGTGGCGCGGGTCACCGAAAGCGGGCTGCCGCTGGTCTATCTCAATCAGGTCTGCGGCCAGGACGAGTTGGTGTTCGACGGCGCCTCCTTCGTGCTCAACGGCGACCTCTCACTCGCGGCACAGTTGCCGGCGTTCGAAGAGAGCATCGTCACGCTGCGCTTCACCAGAAACGGCGACGACTGGCGCTGCACGGGTCCGATCGCCGAGCAACCCGAAGGTGACAAGGCCGATTACGCCGCCTGCGTGCTGGGCCTGCGCGATTACGTCGCCAAGAACGGCTTTCCGGGCGTGCTGCTCGGTATCTCCGGCGGCATCGATTCCGCGCTGTGCGCCGCGATCGCGGTCGATGCGCTCGGCGCGGATCAGGTGCATGGCGTGATGCTGCCTTATCGCTACACCGCAGCACACTCGGTTGCGGATGCCGGCGAACTCGCCGGCCATCTCGGCATCCGCTACGAGGTTTTGCCGATCGCCGAAGCCGTCAACGGGTTCGAGACCATCCTGTCCGGCATCTTCAAGAACCTGCCGCCTGACATCACCGAGGAGAATCTCCAGGCCCGCACCCGCGGCACGCTCTTGATGGCGATCTCCAACAAGACCGGCTTGATGGTGGCGACGACAGGCAACAAGTCCGAAATGTCGGTCGGCTACGCCACGCTCTATGGCGACATGAACGGCGGCTTCAATCCGATCAAGGACATCTATAAGACGCAGGTGTTTCGGCTGGCGGCACTGCGCAATTCCTGGAAGCCGGAAGGCGCGCTCGGGCCCGCCGGCGAGATCATTCCGCCCGATATCATCACGCGGCCGCCGACCGCGGAGTTGCGCGAGAACCAACGTGATGAGGACTCGCTGCCGCCTTACGACGTGCTCGATGCCATCCTGGAACGCCTGGTCGAACGCGAGGAGCCGCTTGATCAAATCATCGCGGCCGGCTTCGACCGCGACACCGTCACCCGCATCGACCATCTCCTCAATGTCGCCGAATACAAGCGCCGCCAGGCCGCACCCGGCGTGAAGGTGACACCTAAGAATTTCGGCCGCGATCGCCGCTATCCCATCACCAACCGTTTTCGTGACAAGGGCGATCCGTTGCCGGCGGCGGATGAGGCGCTGGTGTCACGTGGGAGCCGCGCTTCGATTGACGCGTTCGAGGGGTAG
- a CDS encoding diacylglycerol kinase has protein sequence MLRIWKATINSRNGLAFAFRSEQAVREEIFALLLSLPLAWFIGATAMRAVELVCAVAFVLVVELLNTAIEKLADRLTMDHDKQIGRVKDMGSAAVGVALLMAGAFWIFALVERLGFV, from the coding sequence TTGCTGCGGATCTGGAAGGCCACGATCAATTCCCGGAACGGTCTGGCCTTTGCGTTTCGATCGGAGCAGGCCGTCCGCGAGGAGATCTTTGCGCTCCTGCTGTCGCTGCCGCTGGCCTGGTTCATCGGCGCGACCGCGATGCGCGCGGTCGAGCTGGTTTGTGCGGTCGCGTTCGTGCTGGTGGTCGAGCTGCTCAACACCGCGATCGAAAAACTCGCCGACCGCCTCACCATGGACCACGACAAGCAGATCGGCCGGGTCAAGGACATGGGCTCGGCCGCGGTCGGCGTTGCGCTGCTGATGGCCGGCGCGTTCTGGATCTTTGCGCTCGTCGAGCGATTGGGTTTCGTCTAA
- a CDS encoding class II 3-deoxy-7-phosphoheptulonate synthase — translation MSERWTPESWRSKPVLQVPDYPDAKALADVEAQLATFPPLVFAGEARNLKKALARVAAGEAFLLQGGDCAESFAEHGANNIRDFFRVLLQMAVVLTYAGAVPVVKVGRIAGQFAKPRSSPTENVNGVELPSYRGDIVNDIAFTKEARVPDPQRQLMAYRQSAATLNLLRAFATGGYANLGSVHQWMLGFLKDSPQSRRYKELADRISDALNFMRACGLDLEAHPELRATDFYTSHEALLLGYEQALTRVDSTTGDWYATSGHMIWIGDRTRQLDHGHIEYFRGIKNPIGLKCGPSLKSDELLKLIDVLNPDNEPGRLTLIGRFGADKVGEHLPNMIRAVQREGRVVVWSCDPMHGNTITSTSGYKTRPFDRILSEVKSFFAIHGAEGTHAGGVHLEMTGQDVTECLGGARAITDEDLNDRYHTVCDPRLNAEQSIDMAFLIAELLKQERAGKAKPMPAAAGL, via the coding sequence ATGTCCGAGCGGTGGACGCCCGAGTCCTGGCGCAGCAAGCCGGTGCTACAGGTGCCCGATTATCCTGACGCCAAGGCTTTGGCCGACGTCGAGGCGCAGCTTGCGACCTTTCCGCCGCTGGTGTTCGCGGGCGAAGCGCGCAACCTGAAGAAGGCCTTAGCGCGGGTTGCGGCCGGCGAGGCCTTCCTGCTCCAGGGTGGCGACTGTGCCGAGAGCTTTGCCGAGCACGGCGCCAACAACATCCGCGACTTCTTCCGCGTGCTGCTCCAGATGGCGGTGGTGCTCACTTACGCCGGCGCCGTCCCCGTGGTGAAAGTCGGCCGCATCGCCGGCCAGTTCGCAAAGCCACGGTCGTCGCCGACCGAGAATGTGAACGGCGTCGAGCTGCCGAGCTATCGCGGCGACATCGTCAACGACATCGCCTTCACCAAGGAAGCGCGCGTGCCGGATCCGCAGCGCCAGCTGATGGCCTATCGCCAGTCGGCCGCGACGCTGAACCTGCTCCGCGCCTTCGCCACCGGCGGCTACGCCAATCTCGGCAGCGTGCACCAATGGATGCTCGGCTTCCTGAAGGATAGCCCGCAGTCCCGCCGCTACAAGGAATTGGCCGACCGCATCTCGGACGCGCTGAACTTCATGCGCGCCTGCGGCCTCGACCTCGAGGCCCATCCCGAGTTGCGCGCCACTGACTTCTACACCAGCCATGAGGCGCTGCTGCTCGGCTACGAGCAGGCCCTGACCCGCGTCGATTCCACCACCGGCGACTGGTACGCGACCTCGGGCCACATGATCTGGATCGGCGACCGCACCCGCCAGCTCGATCACGGCCACATCGAATATTTCCGCGGCATCAAGAACCCGATCGGACTCAAATGCGGCCCCTCGCTCAAGTCCGACGAATTGCTCAAGCTGATCGACGTGCTCAACCCCGACAACGAGCCCGGCCGGCTGACGCTGATCGGCCGCTTCGGCGCCGACAAGGTCGGCGAGCATCTGCCCAACATGATCCGCGCCGTGCAGCGCGAGGGCAGGGTGGTGGTCTGGTCGTGCGATCCCATGCACGGCAACACCATCACCTCGACATCAGGCTATAAGACGCGCCCCTTCGACCGCATCCTGTCCGAGGTGAAATCGTTCTTCGCGATTCACGGCGCTGAAGGCACCCATGCCGGCGGCGTGCATCTGGAGATGACCGGCCAGGACGTCACCGAATGCCTCGGTGGCGCCCGCGCCATCACCGACGAGGATCTCAACGACCGCTACCACACGGTCTGCGATCCCCGCCTCAATGCCGAGCAATCCATCGATATGGCTTTCCTGATCGCCGAGCTGCTGAAGCAGGAACGTGCCGGCAAGGCCAAGCCGATGCCGGCCGCAGCGGGGCTCTAA
- a CDS encoding alpha/beta fold hydrolase, with the protein MDAALDDVFIDEISFPATDGYALTGTLFLPRGAKRHAVLINSATAVPRKIYRGFASYLAHRGCAVLTYDYRGIGDSRLQAMVGHNRPKSLVGFKASMSDWAALDVTAAVGWMRERYHTLPLAYVGHSFGGQALGLIANNTDISRAAFVASQAATWRLMTSPEKYRVFAFMNFVGVPLVHALGYAPGWAGIGEDLPKGVFLQWAQWVSSPRYLFDSQLPALENFARFKGQLRALCFSDDPWATRSAVELLTSGFTAIKPEVLTVKPSDVGAKAIGHFGFFRPDHRDTLWHGVAEWIQGE; encoded by the coding sequence ATGGACGCGGCACTGGACGACGTTTTCATCGACGAGATCAGCTTCCCGGCGACCGACGGGTATGCCTTGACCGGCACCCTGTTTCTGCCGCGCGGCGCCAAGCGCCATGCCGTGCTGATCAACTCCGCCACCGCCGTCCCGCGAAAAATCTACCGCGGCTTCGCCTCCTATCTCGCCCATCGCGGCTGCGCCGTCCTGACCTACGACTATCGCGGCATCGGCGATTCCCGGCTGCAGGCGATGGTCGGCCACAACCGGCCGAAATCGCTGGTCGGCTTCAAGGCCTCGATGTCCGACTGGGCCGCTCTCGACGTCACCGCCGCGGTAGGCTGGATGCGCGAGCGCTACCACACCCTGCCCCTTGCCTATGTCGGCCATTCGTTCGGCGGCCAGGCGCTCGGGCTGATCGCCAACAACACGGACATCTCGCGCGCCGCCTTCGTGGCTTCGCAGGCCGCGACCTGGCGGCTGATGACCTCGCCGGAGAAATATCGCGTCTTCGCCTTCATGAATTTTGTCGGCGTACCGCTGGTCCACGCGCTCGGCTACGCGCCCGGCTGGGCCGGCATTGGCGAGGATTTGCCCAAGGGCGTTTTCCTGCAATGGGCCCAGTGGGTCTCGAGCCCCCGCTACCTCTTCGATTCACAGCTGCCGGCACTGGAGAATTTTGCCAGGTTCAAGGGCCAATTGCGCGCGCTGTGCTTCTCCGACGATCCCTGGGCGACGCGCTCCGCGGTCGAGTTGCTCACCAGCGGGTTCACCGCGATCAAGCCGGAGGTGTTGACGGTCAAACCGTCCGATGTCGGCGCCAAGGCCATCGGCCATTTCGGCTTCTTCCGCCCCGATCATCGCGATACGCTGTGGCACGGCGTCGCGGAATGGATCCAGGGTGAGTGA